The Streptomyces sp. Alt3 genome has a segment encoding these proteins:
- a CDS encoding DUF4232 domain-containing protein has product MRNLRFRRAARTSVLGTAALITALSLTACQEGGQAAADATTTAPDASDTQPPADTEAPAAQDGGAAGSGSGEDSASDAGKASGTGSTKADPAADTQQDDAKDTGPVTRACDGGNSKVTLTPVPRPLNHMLLTVTNTGSTACNAYYYPFLRFGEAQSTPPVVEESKPQAVVTILPGESAYAGVMTSSADGSGTGGYSTKKATVHFQGRDGSGSSGPSASAPLSKAVYVDSTLTVTYWQTEMDYALMH; this is encoded by the coding sequence ATGCGCAACCTTCGCTTCCGCCGCGCCGCCCGCACCTCCGTACTCGGCACCGCCGCGCTGATCACAGCCCTGTCCCTGACGGCCTGCCAGGAAGGCGGCCAGGCCGCCGCGGACGCCACCACCACCGCTCCCGACGCGTCGGACACCCAGCCCCCGGCGGACACCGAAGCGCCGGCCGCGCAGGACGGCGGAGCAGCCGGATCCGGCTCCGGAGAAGATTCCGCTTCGGACGCGGGCAAGGCTTCCGGTACCGGTTCCACGAAGGCCGACCCCGCCGCGGACACACAGCAGGACGACGCGAAGGACACCGGCCCTGTCACCCGCGCGTGCGACGGCGGCAACTCCAAGGTGACGCTCACCCCCGTGCCCCGGCCCCTCAACCACATGCTGCTCACCGTGACCAACACCGGCTCGACGGCCTGCAACGCCTACTACTACCCCTTCCTGAGGTTCGGTGAGGCTCAGTCCACCCCGCCCGTGGTCGAGGAGAGCAAGCCGCAGGCCGTGGTCACCATCCTGCCGGGAGAGTCCGCGTACGCCGGCGTCATGACGTCCTCCGCCGACGGAAGCGGCACGGGCGGCTACTCCACCAAGAAGGCGACCGTGCACTTCCAGGGCCGCGACGGAAGCGGCTCCAGCGGCCCGTCCGCGAGCGCGCCCCTCAGCAAGGCCGTGTACGTCGACAGCACCCTGACGGTCACCTACTGGCAGACCGAGATGGACTACGCCCTCATGCACTGA
- a CDS encoding ABC transporter permease: protein MSNLSLAVRDANTMLRRNLLHARRYPSLTLNLLLTPVMLLLLFVYIFGDTMSGGAGRSEYIAYIVPGILLMTIGSTTIGTAVSVSTDMNEGIIARFRTMAIHRSSILFGHVVGSVLQTIISVVLVGAIGVAMGFRSTDATVLEWLAAFGLLALFALAFTWIAVGMGLGSPNAEAAGNNAMPLILLPLISSAFVPLDSMPGWFQPIAEYQPFTPAIETLRGLLLGTDIGNNWWIALAWCLGLTALGYRWSKAQFNSEPK from the coding sequence ATGAGCAACCTCTCCCTCGCCGTGCGCGACGCCAACACGATGCTGCGCCGCAACCTCCTGCACGCCCGCCGCTACCCCTCCCTGACGCTGAACCTGCTGCTCACACCGGTCATGCTCCTGCTGCTCTTCGTCTACATCTTCGGCGACACCATGAGCGGAGGCGCCGGCCGCTCCGAGTACATCGCCTACATCGTTCCCGGCATCCTGCTGATGACGATCGGCTCGACCACCATCGGCACCGCCGTCTCCGTCTCCACCGACATGAACGAGGGCATCATCGCCCGCTTCCGCACCATGGCGATCCACCGGAGCTCCATCCTGTTCGGGCACGTCGTCGGCAGTGTCCTGCAGACGATCATCAGCGTGGTCCTGGTCGGTGCGATCGGCGTGGCCATGGGCTTCCGCTCCACCGACGCCACCGTCCTGGAATGGCTGGCGGCGTTCGGACTGCTCGCCCTCTTCGCCCTCGCCTTCACCTGGATCGCGGTAGGCATGGGCCTGGGCAGCCCCAACGCCGAGGCCGCCGGCAACAACGCCATGCCGCTCATCCTGCTGCCCCTCATCTCCAGCGCCTTCGTCCCGCTGGACTCCATGCCCGGCTGGTTCCAGCCGATCGCCGAGTACCAGCCCTTCACCCCCGCCATCGAGACCCTCCGCGGCCTGCTCCTCGGCACGGACATCGGCAACAACTGGTGGATCGCCCTCGCCTGGTGCCTCGGCCTCACCGCCCTCGGCTACCGCTGGTCGAAGGCACAGTTCAACAGCGAACCGAAGTAA
- a CDS encoding ATP-binding cassette domain-containing protein: MTNLAIAANGLRKSYGDKNVLDGIDLAVPQGTVFSLLGPNGAGKTTAVKILSTLIPPGPGSGEIRVGGYDLATDPQAARAAIGVTGQFSAVDGLITGEENMLLMADLHHLPKAQGRQVATELLERFDLTDAAKKPASAYSGGMKRRLDIAMTLVGAPRIIFLDEPTTGLDPRSRHNMWGIIRELVSTGVTVFLTTQYLEEADQLADRIAVLHNGRIAAEGTADELKRLIPGGHIRLRFTDPTTYRHAATALTDAAPDDEALTLQLPSDGSQRALRTILDRLDTAGIEADELTVHTPDLDDVFFALTGSTTVPSQSSQTKETAR; encoded by the coding sequence ATGACGAACCTGGCCATCGCGGCGAACGGGCTGCGCAAGTCCTACGGCGACAAGAACGTCCTGGACGGCATCGACCTCGCCGTCCCGCAGGGCACGGTCTTCTCCCTGCTCGGCCCGAACGGCGCAGGCAAGACCACCGCCGTCAAGATCCTCTCCACCCTCATCCCGCCCGGCCCCGGTTCCGGTGAGATCCGGGTCGGCGGCTACGACCTCGCCACCGACCCGCAGGCCGCACGGGCGGCGATCGGTGTCACCGGGCAGTTCTCCGCCGTGGACGGGCTGATCACCGGCGAGGAGAACATGCTCCTCATGGCCGACCTGCACCACCTGCCCAAGGCCCAGGGACGACAGGTCGCCACCGAACTCCTGGAACGCTTCGACCTCACCGACGCCGCGAAGAAACCCGCCTCCGCCTACTCGGGCGGCATGAAACGCCGACTCGACATCGCCATGACCCTGGTCGGCGCCCCCCGCATCATCTTCCTCGACGAACCCACCACCGGCCTCGACCCCCGCAGCCGCCACAACATGTGGGGCATCATCCGCGAACTCGTCAGCACCGGCGTCACCGTCTTCCTCACCACCCAGTACCTCGAAGAAGCAGACCAACTCGCCGACCGCATCGCCGTCCTGCACAACGGCCGCATCGCCGCCGAAGGCACCGCCGACGAACTCAAACGCCTCATCCCCGGCGGCCACATCCGCCTCCGCTTCACCGACCCCACCACCTACCGGCACGCGGCCACCGCCCTGACCGACGCCGCCCCCGACGACGAGGCCCTCACCCTCCAACTCCCCAGCGACGGCAGCCAACGCGCCCTGCGCACCATCCTCGACCGCCTCGACACCGCCGGCATCGAGGCCGACGAACTCACCGTCCACACCCCCGACCTCGACGACGTCTTCTTCGCCCTCACCGGCTCCACCACCGTCCCCTCCCAGAGCAGCCAGACCAAGGAGACAGCCCGATGA
- a CDS encoding DUF4097 family beta strand repeat-containing protein yields MQNFDTPAAVRAVLDIPAGRIQFIAADRTDTTVEIRPANPSRSRDVRTAEQTEVTYADGVLHIKAPEAKNRLIGNSGSVEVTVQLPAGSGVEAKSGAAEFRGVGRLGDVAFDGGHRSVKLDEAASARLTGLDAHITVGRLNGPGDISTQRGDLKITEAVRGQLTLNTQQGDITVGAARGVSASLDAGTSYGRIDNALRNADSTPGLSIRATTSQGDITARSL; encoded by the coding sequence ATGCAGAACTTCGACACCCCCGCCGCCGTCCGGGCCGTGCTCGACATCCCCGCGGGGCGCATCCAGTTCATCGCCGCCGACCGCACCGACACCACGGTCGAGATCCGGCCCGCCAACCCCTCCAGGAGCCGCGACGTGAGGACGGCCGAGCAGACCGAGGTCACCTACGCCGACGGTGTCCTGCACATCAAGGCCCCGGAGGCGAAGAACCGGCTCATCGGCAACTCCGGATCCGTCGAGGTAACCGTCCAGCTGCCCGCCGGCTCCGGCGTCGAGGCCAAGTCCGGCGCCGCCGAGTTCCGGGGCGTCGGCCGGCTCGGCGACGTCGCCTTCGACGGGGGCCACCGCTCGGTCAAGCTCGACGAGGCCGCGAGCGCCCGCCTCACCGGCCTCGACGCCCACATCACCGTCGGCCGCCTGAACGGCCCCGGCGACATCAGCACCCAGCGGGGCGACCTGAAGATCACCGAAGCCGTACGCGGACAGCTCACGCTCAACACCCAGCAGGGCGACATCACCGTCGGCGCCGCCCGCGGTGTCTCCGCCTCCCTGGACGCCGGCACCAGCTACGGCCGGATCGACAACGCGCTCAGGAACGCCGACAGCACGCCCGGCCTGAGCATCAGGGCGACCACCTCCCAGGGCGACATCACCGCCCGCAGCCTCTGA